In one window of Henckelia pumila isolate YLH828 chromosome 1, ASM3356847v2, whole genome shotgun sequence DNA:
- the LOC140872349 gene encoding ethylene-responsive transcription factor ERF017-like: MDMNINQETKYTGVRRRKWGKYVCEIRLPNSRERIWLGSYDTAEMAARAFDAAQFCLRGRNAKFNFPHDPPDIAGGQSLTPGEIQVVAQQYASSYVGSSSTQRQETPTAESGGEDRSRAGSPNNSIDWSFLDPVAENGGAGRDQQASAASDFGLFQLEHCDVYAPPHFAAEVVDDDDYDDNGHGHGGYLTSLWNF; this comes from the coding sequence ATGGACATGAATATCAACCAAGAGACGAAGTACACGGGTGTGCGAAGACGCAAATGGGGCAAATATGTCTGCGAGATACGTCTTCCCAACAGCCGGGAGCGCATATGGCTCGGCTCCTACGACACCGCCGAGATGGCGGCCCGGGCGTTCGACGCCGCCCAGTTCTGCCTCCGGGGCCGCAACGCCAAGTTTAATTTCCCCCATGACCCGCCGGATATCGCAGGCGGGCAGTCGCTGACGCCGGGGGAAATCCAGGTTGTTGCGCAGCAGTATGCTAGTAGTTACGTGGGGAGCTCGAGTACACAGCGGCAGGAGACTCCGACGGCGGAGAGCGGCGGAGAGGATCGGTCTCGGGCCGGGTCTCCTAATAACTCCATTGATTGGTCCTTCTTGGATCCAGTAGCGGAAAACGGCGGTGCTGGGAGGGATCAACAGGCGAGTGCTGCTTCGGATTTCGGGCTTTTCCAGCTGGAGCACTGTGACGTGTACGCGCCGCCGCATTTCGCAGCTGAGGTTGTCgatgatgatgattatgatGATAATGGCCATGGCCATGGCGGATACTTGACGTCGCTTTGGAATTTCTGA